The genomic DNA AATGGCAACGAGTACAACCCGATGCACGCCCTCGCCACCTCCAAGGGCAATGGCGGCAAGTTCATGGTCTACAACTCCGCACTGACCGAGTTCGCCGGCATGGGCTTCGAATACGGCTACACCGTGGGCAACCCAGACGCGCTCGTTGCCTGGGAGGCACAGTTCGGTGACTTTGCCAATGGCGCTCAGACTGTCATCGACGAATACATCTCCTCCGGCGAGGCCAAGTGGGGCCAGCTGTCTAGCCTGGTGCTCCTCTTGCCGCACGGCTACGAGGGCCAGGGTCCGGACCACTCCTCCGCCCGCATTGAGCGGTACCTGCAGCTATGCGCTGAGGGTTCCATGACCGTGGCACAGCCTTCCACCCCGGCTAACCACTTCCACCTGCTGCGCCGCCAGGCACTTGGCGAGATGAAGCGCCCACTGGTTGTCTTCACTCCGAAGTCCATGCTGCGTAACAAGGCAGCTACCTCCGCTGTGGAAGACTTCACCGAGGTCAAGCGCTTCCAGTCCGTTATCAATGACCCGAACTACGTCGACATCGACGGCAATAAGGTAGGCGATACCGACAAGGTCAAGACCATCATGTTGGTCTCCGGCAAGCTGTACTGGGACTTGGCCAAGAAGCGCGAGGCCGATGGTCGCGATGACATCGCCATCGTCCGCGTGGAGATGCTCCATCCGATTCCGTTCAACCGCCTGCGCGAGGCATTCGAGGCTTACCCGAACGCCACCCAGGTTCGCTTCATTCAAGACGAGCCAGCCAACCAGGGGCCGTGGCCGTTCTACAACGAGCACCTGCGCCGGTTGATTCCGGATATGCCAGAGCTGGTACGCGTTTCCCGTCGTGCGCAGTCCTCGACTGCCACCGGTAATGCCAAGGTGCACCAGATTGAGCAGAAGAACCTGCTGGAAGAGGCCTTCGACATCTAGTTGCCTCTGCACCGCATAAGCCCCAGTGAGGAGTTCCTCACTGGGGCTTACTCATGCCGGTGCCAACGTTCCTTAGAGCGACGGTTCTCGGATTTCTTCACCTCTCAGTTTCTTACCGTCCTGCTTCCCTCCCTTCGCGCTCACGGGAAAGTAACTGCCGCGAGAATAGTGTGCCCCGGTGAGCGCGAAGGGAGGGAGTGAGAGGGTAATTTTATTTGGACAGCCGTTTTCGCAGCAGCACGGATGCTCAGCCGTACTGAAATGCTAGGGAGTTGGCACCGGTAATGACTTCTATGTCGAGCCAGAAAGGCTCTTGGAGGCCGTCACGGACTCGGGAGCTGTATGCCCGACGGTGGGCTTAGCCTCGGGGTCTCAGGGTTATTGGCGTGCACGGAAACTTGCTCAATTTTGCCAAAGAAAAACTCTTAGGAACCACCGGTGAGATCAGACCCACCGGAGGAGTCAGAATCGCCCTCTTCATTGAGGATTTTGATGCCGGAATCATGCAGCCAGGTGCGAACCACTTTCTCAACGTCACCTTTTTGCTCTGCCTTTTCCGCCATCTCAGAAATATCTTTTTGAGTGATGAATTTCGTGAGGGAGGCTACTGATTGGCGTTCCTCGCGGTCGAAGAGTTCGTCTTGGTAGAGAACCACAAAGTTCTCTGGAAGCTCCGGCGTAGCGTCTTCACAACCGGTGGCGCCGGAAGGTTCCACCGTGCTCAAGTCGCTGGGAAGCGATGACATGAGCGCGATGTGCGTACGGGCTAGGTAGTCTTCACCGCCGGGCTGGGAAGCCTGTTGGGCCTTTCTATAGACCTTGGAGATTTCCCGCGCCTCACCGGGATTGAGAACGCCTAGAAAAGCCCCAGTGCAGCCGACATAAAAGTTGCCACGCTGGTTCAAGGACCGCCCCGCTTTGGTCTCCTGAAAGATGTCTTCCGTCATGATGGAGGCCTCACGCCCCTGCCCCATCAGCTCCTGACGGAATATTTCCGCTAGTACCAACTGGTCGGTCTCATTGGCATCCACCAGGATGTCGATGGGCGCACGCTTGGCGTTTTCCGCATAAGGGTCCGCATCGAATTGGGAAGAGCAGCCGGCAAGCAGCGTTGCGGTCAGCACCACACCGGCAATGGCGCGGGCGGGGCGGGCACAGCTGCGCATGGCGATACTATTCTCCTTTGGGGTAGGCGGCGCTTGATCGTCTAGCTGATTCTACACCGAGGGTGTGTTTACCTCCTGTTGCGGCGTGACTAAGATGGCAAGAGTTATGTCTAGCGTTATTACTGAATCTGCCGTACGCGAGGCACTCTCCCGCGTCGAAGACCCCGAAATCGGCCGCCCCATCACCGAGCTCAACATGGTGAAATCCGTTTCTGTCACAGGCAATGACGTCGCCGTAGAAATCTACCTCACCATCGCCGGCTGCCCCATGAAGTCCACCATCGAGTCCAATACGCGCGCAGCGGTAGAGGATATCGAGGGCGTTGGAAACGTCACCGTGACAATGGAAGCCATGAGCGATGAGCAGCGCCGCGAGCTCAAGAAAAAGCTACGCGGCGGCCAGGCCGAACCGGAGATTCCCTTTGCCAAGCCGGATTCCACCACGCGGGTCTTTGCGGTGGCGTCTGGTAAGGGCGGAGTCGGCAAGTCCTCTATGACGGTAAATATCGCCGCGGCGCTGGTACAGAAGGGCTTGAAGGTCGGCATTGTGGATGCTGATATTTACGGCCACTCCGTGCCTAACCTGCTGGGCTGCACCGACGGCCCGACCGTCCTCGATGATGAGATGCTATTGCCGCCGATTTCCCATGGCATTAAGCACATTTCCATCGGGCAGTTCGTCGAGGGCAACGCCCCGGTGGTGTGGCGCGGGCCGATGCTCCACCGCGCGCTGCAGCAATTCTTGGCCGATGTCTTCTGGGGCGACCTCGACGTGCTGCTTCTGGACCTGCCTCCGGGCACTGGAGACGTCGCCTTGTCCGTAGCCCAGCTCATCCCCAACGCCGAGCTGCTTATCGTCACCACCCCGCAGGCTGCGGCCGCCGAGGTGGCAGAACGCGCAGGTTCCATCTCGCAGCAGACCCGCCAACGCGTGGCCGGCGTTATCGAGAACATGGGTGCCATGGTCATGCCAGATGGCTCCACCATGAATGTCTTCGGCACCGGCGGCGGTCAGATCGTAGCCGATCGCCTCGGCGTCATCTTGGGCCACGAGGTTCCGCTCTTGGCTTCCGTGCCACTGGATCCGACCCTGCGCAGCGGTGGCGATGCTGGAACGCCAATCGTTATTGACGCCCCTGAGTCCCCCGCCGCTCAACAGATCCAAGCCGTGGCCGATAAGCTTGCCATCCGCTCCGATTCCCTAGTGGGCAAGAACCTGAACTTGGGCGTGAATTAGCAGCCTAGGTGACATCGCCCCACAAGCCGCCGCCGGTGGAATCTTCCCCACCGCGTGGCGGCTTTTTCTCTGCTGCGGGCTGCCCCGATGGTTGAGAGTGCGGCGCCTGTTGTGGCTGCGGGGTCTCGGTAGGCTGCTGTGGTTGCGGTTGCTCTGCATACACCTGCGAGTAGTCGAAGGTCGGGCGGTTCTGTGCCTGCTGCTCCGGCTCCTTTGGCGCGGTATTGGTCTTGATATCGTCTGCCATCTTCTGGGGGTTGAAGTCATCCCAGGCGGATTCGTCGCCGTCGAAAAGCGCCTTTGTAATAGCGCCCTTCGGGCCAAGGCGCGTCCACTGCGCGGCTTGGGTAAGCGGGCCGCGGATATCATCGAACTCCGAGGTAATCGAGCCCATCTCGCCGTTGAGTTCCGCCTTGGCATTATTGATGGCCTTTCGCGCAGCATAGATGGCCGCGCGCACATCCTTGATCACCTCGGGCATGCGCTCCGGGCCGATGACGATAATGCCCAAGAGCACGATGACGAAGATCTCGGGCCAACCAATGGAAGAAAACACGCTTAAATACTAGTCCCTCACTCGGTGCCGCGCTGATTGTGTTTGATTGCGCGTACCACCATCTCCACCTTGTCTAGGAAATCTTGCTGCGGGCGGTGCGCCGGCGTCGCTGCATCGGGGCCCGACGCCACCTCTTCGGTGGCAATACCCGCGAGCTTCACCAGCAGAGATTGCGGTGCCTTGACCGCTGCGGAATCAGCACAGTGGCGCACCCATTCGGAGGCGTGGCGCTGCTGATGCACATCCGCGCGGCACTCGGCGCAGTGAACCAAATGGATGCGCACGCGGTGCATGAATTTCGGTTCCATCTCGCCGTCTACAAAGGCGACAACCGCCTCTGGGCCAAGGTGTCCAATGGTATCGCTGCGCCGAGCCTTGGCCTTCGCCTTATCGCGTGCTTTCGCCTGGGCGGCGTCGAATCCGCCGCGCCCACTCAGCGTGGACAAAATCTGGCGTCCCCGCAGCGAATCCATCAACACCCTCCTCTAGCAATTGCTCTGCCACTATTTACGCGGAAAGTCCCCGCCGGCAGCGGGGACTATGCAGTTTCTTTAGAGTCTAGCGCGTACGCAGCAGGATGCGGGTTTCCGCATTGGTTTGCGCTTCTTTTTCTAGCGCCGCACGCAGCTGGGAGCGGCCGCGGTGGATGCGCGAGCGCACCGTACCCATTTTCACACCGAGGGTTTCCGCAATCTCGTCGTAGCTCATACCGACGACATCACACAGCACCACGGCCACGCGGAAATCAGGGGCCAGACCGTCGAGCGCGGACTGCAGCGCTGGGTCAAGGTTTGCCACGGAATATGCCTGCTCCGGCGTCATATCCGTACCAGGCACACGCTCGTAGTCCTCTGGCAGGGCCTCCATGCGGATTTTGGAGCGGTGGCGGACCATATCCAAAAAGAGGTTGGTAGTGATGCGGTGCAGCCAGCCTTCAAACGTACCCGCCTGGTATTTATCCAGGGAGCGGAATACGCGCATAAAGGTTTCTTGGGTGAGGTCTTCGGCGTCGTGCTGATTGCCAGAAAGGCGGTAAGCCAAGCGATAAACGCCATCGGCATGTTCAGCCACGAGGTCACCCCAAGCGGGCATGTCACCTTCGCCAGCATCGAATGCCGCGGTACCGGTCAACTCCGCTCCTGAGGTAGCGGGCTGAAGGGATTCGGCATCGCGCTTCGTTTTTGTCATGCCTGTCATTTTTCTACACTCAGCACAGAAACTCCAGCCACAGCGCTGATAATATCCTGTGAGTCCGTCACATCGTCCCCACCGACCACAACCTTGCTGGCTAGCCGCGTTTTTGCCACATTGGCAGCCACTTTTCCCTATGGTTTATTACGTGACTACTACCGCATACGAAGCACTGCGTTCTTATATCGAGTCCACCAGCGAGCCCTCCGCGGCCCTGCGTGGCGCGCGCGATCACGCCGAGGAGTACGGGCTACCGGTTCCAGATGAATCTACTGGCCAGCTGATTACCACCCTGACGGCCGCCTCCGCAGGTTCTACCGAGCGGCCCCAAGCCGTGGCGATTACCCCGGCTGCCAACATGGTGGGCCTCTACCTGCTGGCCGGCATGCCGGAAAACGGCATCTTGACCTGCATCGACCCAGAAGCCGAGCACCAGCGCAGCGCCAAGGAAGCCTTCCGCGAGGCTGGCTATGCGCCGTCCCGCGGCCGCTTCTTGCCGTCGCGCCCGCTCGAGGTCATGGGGCGGCTAGCAAATGATGCCTACCAGGTCATCTATGCTGACGTCGCCGCGCTGGAACTGCCCGCCATCATCAAGGCCGCGTGGCCCCTGTTGCATCAACACGGCACCCTGGTCTTGGCTAACTCTTTGCTCGATGGCACGCTTGCCGACGCCTCCCGGACCGACCGCGACACCGCCGCCGCCCGCGAGGCCGACGAGTACTTGCGCGAGCTCGAGGGCGCGAGCGTTACTCGGCTGCCGCTGGGCTCTGGGCTCACGCTCGTGACGAAGCTCTAGACCTTCTGGTTTTTGCCGACGACGACCACGCCGCCGTCCGAAACCTTGAAGCGCTCTTCATCGCGCTCGCGGTCCACGCCGATAATGGCGCCTTCGCTCACGACGACGTTCTTATCTAGGATCGCGCGGCGAACCACCGCGCCTCGCCCGATGCGCGCACCCGGCAGGATGACGGATCCCTCGACCGTGGCGCCATCAGCCACGTGGACATCGGACGCCAGCACGGAATTGCGCACCGTACCGCCGGAGACGATGCAGCCGGGTGCCACCATCGAGGACTGCGCGATGCCGTTTTGCACGAATTTCGCCGGCGGGAAGTTGGAGTCATCCGTTGAGTGAATCGGCCAATCGCGGTTATAGAGGTTGAAGATCGGGTGCACCGAAATCATGTCCATGTGCGCCTCATAGAAAGAATCGATGGTGCCTACATCGCGCCAATAGCCGTGGTCGCGTTCGGTAGAGCCCGGCACCTCGTTAGCCATAAAATCATAGACGTGCGCTTGGCCACGCTCCACAAAGTACGGGATAATATCGCCGCCCATATCGTGGGCGGAGTCCTCGTTCTTTTCGTCCTCCAAAAGGGCGTCGATAAGCGCCTGCGCCGTAAAGACATAGTTGCCCATGGAGGCATAGCTCATATTCGGGTCATTCGGCGTCGCCGGCGGGTCCGCGGGCTTTTCCACAAACTCCGTTATGGTTCCCATTCCATCGGCTTGGATGCAGCCAAAGGCCGTCGCATCCGAGCGCGGCACCCGGATGCCCGCTACCGAGCAGTCCAGCCCAGTGGCGATGTGCTCTTCTACCATCTGCGCCGGATCCATGCGGTAGACGTGGTCGGCGCCAAAGACGATGACGTAATCGGGATTCTCGTCATAAATGAGGTTGAGCGACTGCACAATCGCATCCGCCGAACCGTTGTACCAGCGCTTACCACGGCGCTGCTGCGCCGGCACCGAGGCAATGTACTGCGACGTCGGACCCGCCAAATTCCACGCCTGGGAAATATGGCGATCCAAAGAGTGGGACTTATATTGCGTCAGCACCGCAATCTTGAGGTATCCGGCATTGACTAGATTGGACAGGACGAAGTCGATGAGGCGGTAGGACCCGCCAAAGGGCACGGCAGGTTTTGCGCGGTCTTCGGTCAGGGGGAAAAGGCGCTTTCCCTCGCCGCCGGCAAGGACAATGGCTAGGACATTCGGCAGGCTTCTCACGTTTTCAAACCTATCCGCAAATCCCACATTTCGCAGCAGATAGTTGCACATTTTTACCCCCATCTCAGATTTCTGCACGCGGCACCAGAGATACGTATTCTGGGAGGACATGAGAGCCGGAATCTTTTCCAAAGAATACCCCCCGGAAATATACGGCGGGGCCGGAGTTCACGTAGCTGAACTCACCCGTTTTATGCGCGATATCATCGATGTCTCTGTCCACTGCATGGGCTCCCCGCGCGAAGAAAAGGACGTCTTTGTCCACGGCGTAGACCCCGCACTCGAAGGTGCCAATGGCGCGCTCAAGACCGTATCTACTGGCCTGCGTATGGCCGATGCTGCTTCCGATATCGACATCGCCCATTCCCATACCTGGTACACGGGCCTTGCCGGCCACCTTTCCGCCCGGCTCTACGATATTCCGCACGTGGTCACCGCCCACTCGCTGGAGCCACACCGCCCGTGGAAGCGCGAGCAGCTTAGCGGCGGCTATGACGTCTCTTCCTGGTCCGAAAAGAACGCCATGGAATATGCAGACGCCGTCATCGCCGTCTCCGCCGGTATGAAGGAATCCATTCTGGATGCCTACCCGCGCATCGATGCCTCCAAGGTCCACGTTGTCCTCAACGGCATCGACACCGAGCTATGGCAGCCACGGGAGGGAGAGGTCCTGGACAAGCTGGGCGTGGATAAACAGCGCCCCGTCGCCGCCTTCGTCGGGCGCATCACCCGGCAGAAGGGTGTGAAGCACCTGCTGCAGGCGGCACAAAAATTCGACCCAGAAATCCAGCTGGTCCTGTGCGCTGGCGCCCCAGATACGCCCGAAATTGCGGCCGAGACCGAAGCCTTGGTGAAGGAGCTTCGCTTCCAGCGAGATGGTGTTTTCTGGGTCAAGGACATGCTCCCACGCAACGAGGTCCAGCAGATTTACTCCGGAGCCGATGTTTTTGTCTGCCCTTCCATCTACGAGCCGCTGGGCATCGTTAACTTGGAAGCCATGGCCTGCGGCACTGCCGTTGTCGCCTCCGACGTCGGCGGCATCCCAGAGGTAGTGCTCGATGGCGAAACTGGCGCACTGGTGCATTATGACGCCACCGATACCGCCACCTTCGAAGCCGACCTCGCCGCCGCCGTCAACGACGTTGCCGTAAATAAGGATCGCGCGGCTGCCTTCGGCCGCGCCGGCCGCGAACGCGCCATCCGCCATTTTTCTTGGGCTACGATTGCCGCCCAGACCGTCGATATCTACCGCAGCTTGATTTAAGGAAGGATAGCCGTGACAACTCACCGCCCCGAACTGCATTTTGTCCCCGAAGACGGCGTCCTCGACGCCCCCGCCGGTATCCTGCGCGATGGCGATACCTGGCACCTGTTCTACCAGTACCGCCCCACCGCTGACTCCCCAGCTCGCTGGGGCCACACCTACTCCGAAGAGACCCCCTTTGACTGGCTGGACTGCGACGATGTCCTCGCACCCGTCGGCGGCGAGCTCTCCTTGCGCGCCGGTTCCGTGGCCCAAGGCCCTGAGGATATTCACCTCTACTTCACTTCGGTGACCGCCGCCGGTATCGCCGTCCATCTTGCCCGCCATGCCAATGTGGACGAAATCTGCGAGGTCTCCGATGACCCACAGGCCCTCGACGCGAATGTCGTACGATTCGGCGAAGTCGTAGGCAATACCCGAAACTTTGACCACTTCCGCTCCCCTTCCGTTGTGCCCGACTGGGCCACCGATGACCGCGACGACGGCCACGATGGCTGGCTCATGCTCGCGCTCACCGGCCACTCCGACGCCCCGGTTCCCGTCATCCTCGAATCCGCCGACGGCGTGTCTTGGCGCCTGCGCGGCAGCCTCAAGTTCGACGGCGACCCTGGCTTCCTAGAGGGCGAGGTCCCCGCTACCTCGCCCATTCCACCGGTCGTCTCCCCACGCCTGGTCCGCCTGCGCGACGAGGTTGACGGCAATATCTACGACGTCCTCTTTGTCACCCTAGAGCGCGGCGGCCGCGACGTGTCCGGCTACCTCGTCGGCCGACTGGAGGGCACAACCTTCACCGTTGCCTCAGGCTTCCGCCGCGTGGACTTTGGCCACGACTTCTCCCGCCCGCGCAACACCAATACGACCACCGGCACGCTCACCCCAGAGCAGCGCTACGAGCGCGCCGTCATCGTTGGCTTGCTCAACGGCAACGGACGCGGCGATGACGCCACCGAGCACGCCTCTTGGGAAGCTGAGGGCTGGGCCAACGCCCTCTCCCTGCCGCGCAAGGTAACTCTCGAAGGCGGGGTCCTTTACCAGGCCCCTGCCCGCGGCCTGCCCGACGCCGTCAAGCTCTCCGATTACGCCCGTTCCTGGACCGGCGTCATGGAAGTTCCCTCCGGCTCCAATGTCACCGTCACGCTTCTCGACGGCGCCGGAGACCCCGCCGCCACCATCCGCCACTCCGGCGATGACATCAGCCTCGATCGTTCGATGAACAAGGCGTTTGACCACTGGTTTTCCGATTCCGAACCCGCCACCGCTGCACTTGCCGAAGGTGACTCCGATACCCTCACCATCATCCAAGACGGCTCCACCGTGGAGGTATTCGTCGACGGCGGGCTCATCGCCATGGCCTCTCGCGTCTACTTCGAGGGCGGCTGCTCCGGCCTGCGGGTCGAGACCTCCGGCGATGCCGTCATCGAGCAGGACTGGCAGCGCTCCGGCTCCAAGCTCTAAACGTCTAGGCTCTGGCTCGTCACCCGCCCTTCGCGCTCACCGGCGCGTCCCGCGCTCACGGTCTTTAGTCTCTCAGTGAGCGGCAAGGGCGGGTTTGTGCGTTTTCAATCCGCCCCGCCGTGCGGCGTCACCCTCACGCCCTTCGCGCTCACGGGGAAACGAAAAGAACCGCCCCGCGCGCTGCAGGTGAACGCGAAGGGCGGCGGAAGGCGGATGACGCGGTCGAGGCTAGACGGCGCGGAGGCGATCCAAACGGGCGCGTGCGGTGACCGTGAGCGTCGGTGGCAAAGCAGCCATGCGTTCGGCGAGTTCGCCCGCGCTGATGTGGCGCGCGGACGGGCTCATGCCCACCTGTGCGGCGATGGAGGCCTTATCGAGCTCGATGGGGAACGAGATATCGACTGGGTCAGCCGCCTGCTCAAGATGCCCCTCGGCCTGCTCGTACATGCGCTCGACCTTGCCTTCTTCCACGCCGAGGATGCCGAGCGGCTCGCGCAGCTCGTCCAAGTGCCCGGCACCGGGGGTCAAGACGATGACTTGGCCGCCTGGGGCAAGCACACGCCGGAATTCGGCGGGATTGCGCGGGGCGAAGACCACGGAAATGGCATCGACGGACTCATCCCGGATAGGCAGGCGCTCCCATACATCGGCCACGACGGCGCCGACGCGTGGGTGGCACTTGGCTAAGTACTTCGCGGCGTGCGGGGAAATGTCGAGACCGACGCCGCGGGACTCCGCAATGGAATCTAGCGTGTGGGCCAAGTAGTAGCCGGTGCCAGCGCCTACCTCGAGAAGGGAGGCAGGGGTGGACTCGGCCAGCGAAGCGGAATCCAGCGCGTCCTGAACGGCGCCGGTCACGGCTTCTACGAAGGGCGCGAAATGGCCCATCGCCAGATAGGTCTCACGGGCGGTGACCATGTCCATGTCATCGCCCTTATGCTTCAGGCCAGCGCCGACTGCGAGGGTAACGTAGCCCTGCTTAGCCACATCATAAGAGTGACCGGATTCCGAGACGAGGCGAGAGAAATCATCGGCACCAGAAAGCGCGGTGCCGTCATTAGGATCGGCCAGAATGTCGACGATATGAGAAAGCATGTACCTAGACTAGCTAGAAACCTCGGTCAACAGGGAACCTAGCTCCGCGGCCTCGTCTTTGCTCAGCTCGATGACGATGCGTCCGCCACCATCGGAGGGGATACGCATAACGATTTTGCGGGACTCCTCTACTGCTTCCATCTCTCCGCCCGTAGTGCGCGGCTTCATTGCTGCCATAGTGAGTCTCCTTTAGTTAATTTCTTTTCTTTCTAGTTTAGACCTTTTCTGCGCAGAAGATAGTTGTTCTTCCAGTTGCGCGAGGAGATCGTCCACTTGGTCCTGGCGGTAGCCACGCGGGACGACTTCGAATTTTACCTTGTCAAGGCAACCTTCACGGACGGCGGCGCGATTATTCTTGCGCACATCTTCCGACTCATCGAGCGGGTGCATGACCTCGGCGCGGCCGAAGATAGAGCCCCACGCCCAAGTGCCGATTATCACAAGGGCGAATAGGACTACGAGGAGCATAATCCAAGACAGCATGGTTTAAATCTTACCTTTCAGCGGCGGGCGTTGGGCAACGGGAGCAATGACTCCCGCGCGGGCGAGTAGCGTGCGGGCAACCACCTCGGCCATCGGCGCGAGCTCGTGCAGCGGCCGATTGCGATGAATCCGCGTTCCCAAGTCCACCTGTGCCACTGTGCCTTGCTTGCCGACGTCCACCAATAGCCCCGCTTCTACCCCATAGCCCTCCACAAAGGGAAGTTCCAAGGCGGTGTCGCGGCGCAGGGCGTATTCGCCACCGAGCGGCTGGTCGATATGAGCGAGCTCGGGAAAGAACTGCTTGATAAGCGGCTTGGCGGTTAGCTCAGTAACGCGACCACCGCCAGTGGGTTGACTGTTAAGGCTGCGTTGGTAACGAGCCTTCACCATGTCCACGGCGGGGTCCACAAAAGGCGCGGCCAAGGCAGCGATCATGCCCGGCGCGGCTGATTCGAGATCGGCATCGACGAAGACGACGATATCGCCTTTCGCCGCAGCAACCCCGCGCCAGAGGGATTCGCCCTTCCCGGGGCGTGGTTCTTCTGAGAGTATATCGCGCCAATTGCGTACATCAGCCCCAGCGGCTGCGGCGCGGGACGCGGTGGCATCGGTGGAATCTGCGTCGATCACCAGAACCTCTAGGGGGTCATCGGCGAGGCAGGCGCGCACGACCTCCGCGACGGTGTGCTCCTCGTTGAGGGCCGGGATGATGACGGAGACGTTCATGCTAGGCCTCGCGTGGTCGCCAGAGGAGGCACCTTGCCTTGGATGGCGGTGGTCATGCGGATGACGTCAGCGGTCTCGGCTACCTCGTGGACGCGGAAGGCGGCCACTCCGCGGGCGGCAGACCAGGCGGTGGCGGCTAGAGTGCCGGCCACGCGCTCTCCTACCCCGCGGTCGAGCGTCTCGCCCACGAAGTCCTTATTCGATAGCGCCATGAGCACCGGCCAACCGGTGGCCACGACCTCATCGATACGTCGCAATAGCTCGAGTCCGTGGAAGGTGTTTTTGCCAAAGTCGTGCGTGGGATCGATAAAGGTGAACTCTTCTGGGCAACCGAGGGAGGCGGCGCGCTCGGCCAGCTGGGTGGTTTCCGCGATGACATCGGCCACCACATCATCGAAATGCACGCGGTGCGGCCTAGTGCGCGGGGTAATGCCGCCGGTGTGCGAGCACACGTAGCCCACGCGGTGATGGCCGGCGACCTCGATGAGCTCCGGATCCCAGCCGGCCCAGGTGTCATTGACTAATCCGGCACCGGCGGCAATGGCTGCCTCTGCCACCTCACTGCGCCAAGTATCGACGGAGATAAGCACATCCGGGTGGCGCTGATGCACCTTCTCGATGGTCGGCACCACGCGCTCGATCTCTTCCGCCGCATCCACCGCCTTACCGGGGCCAGCTTTGACGCCGCCGATATCGACGATCGAGGCACCTGCCGCGATCACCTCATCGCAGCGGCGCAGCGCCGGGTCGAGGTCAAAGGTAGCTCCCTTGTCATAAAAGGAATCCGGGGTGCGATTGACAATCGCCATCACGTGCGCGAGGCTCAACGCGCCTCCCTAATGCGCTCATCACTCATGACCTGGTGGCGCTGAATGATGTGGGAGACGGCCTCGTCGGGGTTGTCAGTAAGCAGGAAAAGCTCCCGGTCCTTGTCGTTGATATAGCCGCTGGCCGCGAGCGTGTTTTCCATCCATTCCAGCAGGCCGGACCAGTACTCGGTGCCCATGAGCACGATGGGGTAATTGGTCACCTTGCCGGTCTGGACCATGCACATGACCTCGAAGAACTCATCCATGGTGCCCATGCCGCCTGGTAGACAGATGAAGGCCTGGGAGTACTTCAAGAACATCGTCTTGCGGGCAAAGAAGTAACGGAAATTTAGGCCCAGATCCACATACTCATTAAGCCCCTGCTCGTGTGGGAGCTCGATGCCGAGGCCCACGGAAAGTCCGCCGGCTTCGTGCGCGCCGCGGTTGGCTGCTTCCATGATGCCGGGGCCGCCGCCGGTGATCACGGCATAGGAATGCTCGGCCAGCTTGCGGCCGACCTCGACGCCCAGCTGGTAGCTTGCATCCTCCGGGGCGGTGCGTGCGGATCCAAAGACGGTGACGGCCTTCGGCAGCTTGGAAAGCGCATCGAATCCGGCGACGAACTCGCCTTGGATGCGCAGGACGCGCCATGGATCGGCATGCTGCCACTCATGGTCCGCTCCGGATTCCAAGAGCCGCTGGTCAAAAGTGGAGGCTTGCTCGCCTTCGGTGCGCAGCAGCATCGGGCCGCGCAGGGTG from Corynebacterium tuberculostearicum includes the following:
- a CDS encoding Mrp/NBP35 family ATP-binding protein; the encoded protein is MSSVITESAVREALSRVEDPEIGRPITELNMVKSVSVTGNDVAVEIYLTIAGCPMKSTIESNTRAAVEDIEGVGNVTVTMEAMSDEQRRELKKKLRGGQAEPEIPFAKPDSTTRVFAVASGKGGVGKSSMTVNIAAALVQKGLKVGIVDADIYGHSVPNLLGCTDGPTVLDDEMLLPPISHGIKHISIGQFVEGNAPVVWRGPMLHRALQQFLADVFWGDLDVLLLDLPPGTGDVALSVAQLIPNAELLIVTTPQAAAAEVAERAGSISQQTRQRVAGVIENMGAMVMPDGSTMNVFGTGGGQIVADRLGVILGHEVPLLASVPLDPTLRSGGDAGTPIVIDAPESPAAQQIQAVADKLAIRSDSLVGKNLNLGVN
- a CDS encoding twin-arginine translocase TatA/TatE family subunit — translated: MFSSIGWPEIFVIVLLGIIVIGPERMPEVIKDVRAAIYAARKAINNAKAELNGEMGSITSEFDDIRGPLTQAAQWTRLGPKGAITKALFDGDESAWDDFNPQKMADDIKTNTAPKEPEQQAQNRPTFDYSQVYAEQPQPQQPTETPQPQQAPHSQPSGQPAAEKKPPRGGEDSTGGGLWGDVT
- a CDS encoding anti-sigma factor family protein, which gives rise to MDSLRGRQILSTLSGRGGFDAAQAKARDKAKAKARRSDTIGHLGPEAVVAFVDGEMEPKFMHRVRIHLVHCAECRADVHQQRHASEWVRHCADSAAVKAPQSLLVKLAGIATEEVASGPDAATPAHRPQQDFLDKVEMVVRAIKHNQRGTE
- the sigE gene encoding RNA polymerase sigma factor SigE, with amino-acid sequence MTKTKRDAESLQPATSGAELTGTAAFDAGEGDMPAWGDLVAEHADGVYRLAYRLSGNQHDAEDLTQETFMRVFRSLDKYQAGTFEGWLHRITTNLFLDMVRHRSKIRMEALPEDYERVPGTDMTPEQAYSVANLDPALQSALDGLAPDFRVAVVLCDVVGMSYDEIAETLGVKMGTVRSRIHRGRSQLRAALEKEAQTNAETRILLRTR
- a CDS encoding O-methyltransferase — protein: MTTTAYEALRSYIESTSEPSAALRGARDHAEEYGLPVPDESTGQLITTLTAASAGSTERPQAVAITPAANMVGLYLLAGMPENGILTCIDPEAEHQRSAKEAFREAGYAPSRGRFLPSRPLEVMGRLANDAYQVIYADVAALELPAIIKAAWPLLHQHGTLVLANSLLDGTLADASRTDRDTAAAREADEYLRELEGASVTRLPLGSGLTLVTKL
- the glgC gene encoding glucose-1-phosphate adenylyltransferase, with the protein product MRSLPNVLAIVLAGGEGKRLFPLTEDRAKPAVPFGGSYRLIDFVLSNLVNAGYLKIAVLTQYKSHSLDRHISQAWNLAGPTSQYIASVPAQQRRGKRWYNGSADAIVQSLNLIYDENPDYVIVFGADHVYRMDPAQMVEEHIATGLDCSVAGIRVPRSDATAFGCIQADGMGTITEFVEKPADPPATPNDPNMSYASMGNYVFTAQALIDALLEDEKNEDSAHDMGGDIIPYFVERGQAHVYDFMANEVPGSTERDHGYWRDVGTIDSFYEAHMDMISVHPIFNLYNRDWPIHSTDDSNFPPAKFVQNGIAQSSMVAPGCIVSGGTVRNSVLASDVHVADGATVEGSVILPGARIGRGAVVRRAILDKNVVVSEGAIIGVDRERDEERFKVSDGGVVVVGKNQKV
- the glgA gene encoding glycogen synthase, which gives rise to MRAGIFSKEYPPEIYGGAGVHVAELTRFMRDIIDVSVHCMGSPREEKDVFVHGVDPALEGANGALKTVSTGLRMADAASDIDIAHSHTWYTGLAGHLSARLYDIPHVVTAHSLEPHRPWKREQLSGGYDVSSWSEKNAMEYADAVIAVSAGMKESILDAYPRIDASKVHVVLNGIDTELWQPREGEVLDKLGVDKQRPVAAFVGRITRQKGVKHLLQAAQKFDPEIQLVLCAGAPDTPEIAAETEALVKELRFQRDGVFWVKDMLPRNEVQQIYSGADVFVCPSIYEPLGIVNLEAMACGTAVVASDVGGIPEVVLDGETGALVHYDATDTATFEADLAAAVNDVAVNKDRAAAFGRAGRERAIRHFSWATIAAQTVDIYRSLI